GTCGGTGCCGCCGAGTTCTGCCGCTGCGGCCTGAGCCTTCTCGAGGTCGAGGTCGGCGATCACGACGCAGGCGCCTTCGGCCGCGAGACGCGTGGCGATGGCCTTGCCGATGCCGGAGGCGGCGCCGGTGACGAACGCGATGCGGCCCTGGTGCGACTTCGGCTTCGGCATCCGCTGCAGCTTCGCCTCCTCCAGCGCCCAGTACTCGATGCGGAACTTCTCGGCGTCGGAGATGGGGGAGTAGGTGGACAGCGCCTCGGCGCCGCGCATCACATTGATCGCGTTGACGTAGAACTCACCGGCGACGCGGGCCGTCTGCTTGTTCGCACCGTACGAGAACATGCCGATGCCGGGCACCAGCACGATGAGCGGGTCGGCGCCGCGGATCGCCGGGGAGTCGCTGGTGGCGTGCGCGTCGTAATAGGCCTGGTAGTCGGCGCGGTACCCGGCGTGCAGTTCGTGCAGCCGCGCGATCTGTTCCTCGGCGGTCGCGGTCGCGGGCAGGTCGAGGATGAGCGGCTTGACCTTGGTGCGCAGGAAGTGGTCGGGGCAGCTGGTGCCGAGAGCCGCGAGCTCGGGAGCACGCTCTGAGGCCAGGAAGTCGAGCACGACATCGGCGTCGGTGAAGTGGCCGATCTGCGGCCTGTCGGTCGATGCGATGCCACGGATCGTCCCGGCCAGGACGGCGGCACGCTCGCGGCGCTCGGCCTCAGGGAGCGCCTCGAAGCCGGTGCGCACGCCGCCGAAGGGAGCGGGCGTGCCGTTCGCCTCGATGTACGCGGCCGCGGTGTCGATGACCCACAGCGAGTTCGACTCGGACTCCTCCGACGTGTCGCCCCAGGCGGTGATGCCGTGTCCGCCGAGGATGCAACCGATCGCGGCGGGGTTCGCGGCCTTGATCGCCGCGATGTCGAGTCCGAGCTGGAAGCCGGGGCGGCGCCATGGCACCCACACGACCTTCTCGCCGAAGATCTTCCCGGTCAACGCCTCTCCGTCCGCGGCGGTCGCGATCGCGATGCCGGAGTCGGGGTGCAGGTGGTCGACGTGCGCGGCATCCACGAGGCCGTGCATCGCGGTGTCGATCGAGGGCGCCGCCCCGCCCTTGCCGTGCAGGCAGTAGTCGAACGCCGCGACCATCTCGTCCTCGCGGTCGAGACCCGGGTACACGTCGACGAGCGCGCGCATGCGGTCCAGGCGCAGTACCGCGAGG
The sequence above is drawn from the Candidatus Microbacterium colombiense genome and encodes:
- a CDS encoding bifunctional aldolase/short-chain dehydrogenase — its product is MTNPTAADLIAHSNRLGSDPKNTNYAGGNTSAKGTETDPVTGQPVELLWVKGSGGDLGTLTEQGLAVLRLDRMRALVDVYPGLDREDEMVAAFDYCLHGKGGAAPSIDTAMHGLVDAAHVDHLHPDSGIAIATAADGEALTGKIFGEKVVWVPWRRPGFQLGLDIAAIKAANPAAIGCILGGHGITAWGDTSEESESNSLWVIDTAAAYIEANGTPAPFGGVRTGFEALPEAERRERAAVLAGTIRGIASTDRPQIGHFTDADVVLDFLASERAPELAALGTSCPDHFLRTKVKPLILDLPATATAEEQIARLHELHAGYRADYQAYYDAHATSDSPAIRGADPLIVLVPGIGMFSYGANKQTARVAGEFYVNAINVMRGAEALSTYSPISDAEKFRIEYWALEEAKLQRMPKPKSHQGRIAFVTGAASGIGKAIATRLAAEGACVVIADLDLEKAQAAAAELGGTDVAIGVAANVADADAIQAALNAAVLAFGGVDLVVNNAGLSLSKPLLETTEKDWDLQHDVMAKGSFLVSKAAARVLIDQKLGGDIIYISSKNSVFAGPNNIAYSATKADQAHQVRLLAVELGEFGIRVNGINPDGVVRGSGIFASGWGANRAATYGVAEEDLGQYYANRTILKREVVPENVADAVYVLTGPELSRTTGLHIPVDSGVAAAFLR